A DNA window from Desulfatibacillum aliphaticivorans DSM 15576 contains the following coding sequences:
- a CDS encoding B12-binding domain-containing radical SAM protein: protein MTKILLIKPTSGNAAHIQASPPLGLMYLASALKAYGDHDVRILDMRLHAEPMSFALKTARGMAPGIAGISAFSLESSTVHELAAGLKALPKPPMVIAGGPYPTSGPDDVLSDPNIDLAVLGEGEENFPAVVRFLETSQGRLEDIPGLAFRRDGKIVKTPPAQEIQNMDALAFPAWDLIDISAYAKAERFANVRKNRYMPVFTSRSCPYQCIYCHRIFGKGFRPRSPENVADEIEALVRRHGVREIEIVDDIFNLNAERAEAICDLIISRGLKIKISFPNAMRADLLNFRLLKKLKKAGVHFSGIAVETGSPRLQKLIKKNLDLTKVNEAINMAFDLGITTVGFFMLGFPTETRDELMATVDFACRSRLNFATFFVVTPFEGTPLYDLCLPKLNKMGAPEDMDYHRNACNFSEVPDQEFFRIRHQAYRRFYSKAFSRIILSGAYQDVSLFQILRLSALRVL, encoded by the coding sequence ATGACGAAAATTCTTCTGATCAAACCCACGTCGGGCAACGCGGCCCATATCCAGGCGTCTCCGCCCCTGGGGCTTATGTACCTGGCTTCGGCCCTGAAGGCGTATGGGGACCATGACGTCCGGATTCTGGACATGCGTTTGCACGCCGAACCCATGAGTTTCGCCCTGAAGACAGCCCGCGGCATGGCGCCCGGCATTGCGGGGATTTCCGCGTTCTCCCTGGAGTCGTCCACAGTCCACGAACTGGCCGCCGGCCTCAAGGCCCTGCCTAAGCCGCCGATGGTGATTGCGGGCGGCCCTTATCCCACCTCCGGGCCTGACGACGTTTTGTCCGACCCCAACATTGACCTGGCGGTCTTGGGGGAGGGGGAGGAAAACTTTCCCGCAGTGGTCCGTTTTTTAGAAACAAGCCAGGGCCGGTTGGAGGACATCCCCGGACTGGCGTTCCGGCGGGATGGAAAGATCGTTAAAACGCCGCCCGCCCAGGAAATCCAAAACATGGACGCCCTGGCTTTTCCGGCCTGGGACTTGATCGACATAAGCGCCTACGCCAAAGCCGAACGCTTCGCCAATGTGCGGAAAAATCGGTACATGCCGGTTTTCACCTCACGCTCCTGCCCGTATCAATGCATTTACTGCCACCGAATTTTCGGCAAAGGCTTTCGGCCCAGAAGCCCGGAAAATGTGGCGGACGAAATTGAAGCCCTGGTGCGCCGGCACGGAGTACGGGAAATTGAAATCGTGGACGACATCTTCAACCTAAACGCCGAACGCGCCGAAGCTATTTGCGATCTCATCATCAGCCGGGGCCTTAAAATAAAAATTTCGTTTCCCAACGCCATGCGGGCCGACTTGTTGAATTTTCGTCTACTGAAAAAACTGAAAAAGGCGGGGGTGCATTTTTCCGGCATTGCCGTGGAAACCGGGTCTCCCAGGCTCCAAAAGCTCATCAAAAAAAATCTGGACCTTACAAAGGTCAATGAAGCCATCAACATGGCCTTTGATTTGGGCATAACCACCGTGGGCTTTTTTATGCTGGGATTCCCCACCGAAACCCGGGATGAGCTTATGGCCACCGTGGATTTCGCCTGCCGCTCCCGCTTGAATTTCGCCACTTTTTTTGTGGTGACGCCCTTTGAAGGAACCCCGCTTTACGACCTGTGCCTGCCCAAGCTGAACAAAATGGGCGCTCCTGAGGACATGGACTACCACCGCAACGCCTGTAATTTTTCGGAAGTCCCGGACCAGGAGTTTTTCCGCATCCGGCATCAGGCCTATCGCCGGTTCTACTCCAAGGCATTTTCCCGCATCATCCTGTCCGGCGCCTATCAAGACGTCAGCCTGTTTCAGATCCTCCGGCTCAGCGCCCTCAGGGTCTTGTAG
- a CDS encoding class I SAM-dependent methyltransferase, with product MKKTFANNPSAQGLAQPLDDGTRVLMRLAKADRFNTWMADAIRPFVGEKVLEIGSGIGSLTKKLLPRRSYTCTDINPFHLEITRRLTESRPYLEVSYLDLNDISEFTKARRSFDTVVCINVIEHLEDDLGAVKNISSLLEPGGRAVILVPRGQAFFGTLDELVGHKRRYSKDMLVGLARKTGLTVERIIPYNRVSTVFWVLNGQVLKKRSFGGFQVYMMDLLTPLFRRVDRFIPSPSLSYLAVFRK from the coding sequence TTGAAAAAAACATTTGCGAACAATCCAAGCGCCCAAGGACTTGCGCAGCCCCTGGACGACGGAACCCGGGTATTGATGCGCCTGGCCAAGGCGGACCGGTTCAACACGTGGATGGCCGACGCCATTCGCCCCTTTGTGGGGGAAAAGGTGCTGGAGATCGGCTCGGGAATCGGCAGCCTGACGAAAAAGCTCCTGCCCCGGCGAAGCTACACCTGCACGGACATCAACCCGTTCCATTTGGAAATCACGCGCAGGCTCACGGAAAGCCGGCCTTATCTGGAGGTTTCGTATCTGGATTTGAACGACATTTCCGAATTCACCAAAGCCCGCCGTTCTTTCGACACCGTGGTCTGCATCAACGTCATAGAGCATCTGGAGGACGACCTGGGCGCCGTGAAAAATATTTCCAGCCTGCTGGAGCCGGGCGGCCGGGCGGTGATCCTGGTTCCCCGGGGGCAGGCTTTTTTCGGGACTCTAGACGAACTGGTGGGGCACAAAAGGCGGTATTCCAAGGACATGCTTGTGGGCCTGGCAAGGAAGACGGGCCTGACCGTGGAGCGCATCATTCCGTATAACCGGGTAAGCACGGTGTTTTGGGTGCTTAACGGGCAGGTATTGAAAAAAAGGAGCTTCGGAGGCTTCCAGGTCTATATGATGGACCTTCTGACTCCCCTGTTCCGGCGCGTTGACCGGTTTATCCCGTCCCCATCACTGAGTTATCTGGCGGTGTTCAGAAAATAA
- a CDS encoding Hpt domain-containing protein: MNLHESFDNKTIEYGSDLAWSKARPVMAEQASLVFDKQKFFAQVLGDMNLAKKVLKIFMDEAPVLMRGLEKAVNNGALESCQAIAHKIAGTAGSISALSLWSAAKQMEKAVLEEENVNLRLMKDEVLMQFDLFKRVIGWWGILEE; the protein is encoded by the coding sequence ATGAACCTGCACGAATCATTTGACAACAAAACCATCGAATACGGAAGCGATCTGGCGTGGTCCAAAGCCCGGCCCGTCATGGCGGAGCAGGCCTCTTTGGTTTTCGACAAGCAAAAGTTTTTCGCCCAGGTTTTGGGGGACATGAACCTGGCCAAAAAAGTCTTGAAGATATTCATGGATGAGGCGCCTGTGCTTATGAGGGGGCTGGAGAAAGCCGTGAACAATGGCGCCCTTGAATCCTGCCAGGCGATCGCGCACAAGATCGCCGGCACGGCAGGCAGCATCAGCGCCTTGTCCTTGTGGAGCGCGGCCAAGCAGATGGAAAAGGCTGTTTTGGAAGAAGAAAACGTCAACCTGCGTCTGATGAAAGACGAAGTGCTGATGCAATTCGACTTGTTCAAACGGGTTATCGGATGGTGGGGCATTTTGGAAGAATAG
- a CDS encoding dockerin type I domain-containing protein, producing the protein MLVFLCAGFQTALAQEETPPDWRRIRTNSVPYYPEDITVDSTGGVWVTASNGSEDEPGVWNLPSGETRFQYLTDSRANNWLTGVFNNVVEKPNLNEEINYAVQDDDGNVWYALNNRSVLVQKADDSWLTINMVDTSDISYGSDTTNVDSAHTIRLIDNQDGSQDALLIAYRSVIRVDSNFNVTETRRVYENYNNYLIRDAYYDSHGRYWVCDDYGVQFGTTLLNTEFPAYSEAYKNDPDAPPYNPLVITSTIEAITRITEDSLGNMWFANGNYGSSGVYCLTNPDGTNDWAKYNLQTETGSSNQVTCMAAGDNGTMWFGFNQSSGIVTYASGAWSRTTLASLGILTEIVLDMSYHDGTLWFTTYKDSAEPRDNAGVYALTTADSSVISYTYRLDSTSLTSNRINSIAADLSGGVWFAAYDAPSVARLKADGTWVQYATDAMDLLWSRGSGSIPGIGVDSNNIIYMAPNRRAPIAYDINTEQWLDLPAGPAADTYFYNVYVDPKDGKWFLGSERVYYLDADNADWTTYDTTDSTKFSYENVTNALMDAEENMWFSTFYGLCVAKNDPISGTVWIQFESGDGTGYEGGYTDRVFLDGDGVIWNSVNQTYDSAANTWTTQTDLTPLETRPLRFLNGDIPANVDLAGAPEELSGTAQDRMTVDTAGNVYFAGGMFWLQSVNKGIVVCSPVKGDVSRDGRIDLADAVLSMGALSGKTTGVQSAPTDVTGDGKVDQAESLFVLQKVAGLR; encoded by the coding sequence ATGCTGGTTTTCCTGTGCGCAGGTTTTCAAACGGCCCTGGCCCAGGAAGAAACCCCGCCGGACTGGCGGCGAATCCGAACCAATAGCGTGCCCTATTATCCGGAAGACATCACCGTGGATTCCACGGGCGGCGTGTGGGTGACTGCCTCCAACGGATCGGAGGACGAACCCGGAGTCTGGAACCTGCCTTCCGGCGAAACCCGGTTTCAGTACTTGACGGACTCTCGGGCCAATAACTGGCTCACCGGGGTTTTTAATAACGTGGTGGAAAAGCCCAATCTGAATGAAGAAATCAACTACGCCGTTCAGGATGACGACGGCAATGTGTGGTACGCCTTGAACAACCGCTCCGTGTTGGTCCAAAAGGCGGATGATTCGTGGCTGACAATCAACATGGTGGACACCTCGGACATTTCCTACGGATCCGATACTACAAACGTGGACAGCGCCCATACCATCCGCCTGATAGACAACCAGGACGGATCTCAGGACGCGTTGCTCATTGCCTACCGGAGCGTCATAAGAGTTGATTCGAACTTTAACGTGACGGAAACCCGGAGGGTTTATGAAAACTATAATAACTACTTGATCCGGGACGCCTACTATGACAGCCACGGCAGATACTGGGTTTGCGATGACTACGGGGTGCAGTTTGGGACAACTCTTTTGAATACTGAGTTTCCGGCTTACTCCGAAGCCTACAAAAACGATCCGGATGCGCCTCCGTACAATCCACTTGTCATCACGTCCACCATCGAAGCCATAACCCGCATCACAGAAGACTCTCTTGGCAACATGTGGTTCGCCAATGGTAACTACGGCTCTTCCGGAGTTTATTGCCTTACCAATCCTGACGGCACGAACGACTGGGCCAAGTACAACCTCCAGACTGAAACGGGCTCGTCCAACCAGGTTACCTGCATGGCCGCAGGCGACAACGGAACCATGTGGTTCGGCTTCAATCAAAGCAGCGGCATAGTAACTTACGCCAGCGGAGCATGGTCGCGCACCACCCTGGCCAGCCTTGGCATTCTGACCGAAATCGTCCTAGACATGTCCTATCACGACGGAACGTTGTGGTTCACCACCTATAAAGATTCGGCAGAACCCAGAGACAACGCAGGCGTGTACGCCCTTACCACCGCGGACTCCTCGGTAATTTCCTACACCTACCGTCTGGACAGCACCTCGCTTACCAGCAACCGCATTAACAGCATCGCGGCCGATCTGAGCGGCGGCGTGTGGTTCGCCGCCTATGACGCCCCCAGCGTGGCCCGATTGAAAGCCGATGGAACCTGGGTTCAGTATGCGACAGACGCCATGGATCTTCTCTGGTCCCGAGGGAGCGGCAGCATCCCTGGAATCGGCGTGGATTCCAATAACATCATATACATGGCTCCCAATCGCCGCGCGCCCATTGCCTACGACATCAACACGGAGCAATGGCTGGATCTCCCGGCGGGACCGGCCGCGGACACCTATTTTTATAATGTGTATGTTGACCCGAAAGACGGCAAGTGGTTCCTTGGCTCGGAACGGGTTTATTATCTGGATGCAGACAATGCGGACTGGACCACATACGATACGACGGACTCAACCAAGTTTTCATATGAAAACGTAACGAACGCCCTCATGGACGCAGAGGAGAACATGTGGTTCTCCACCTTTTACGGGCTGTGCGTCGCCAAAAACGATCCCATCAGCGGCACCGTCTGGATTCAGTTTGAATCAGGCGACGGCACCGGGTACGAAGGAGGATACACGGATCGGGTTTTCCTGGACGGAGACGGCGTAATCTGGAACTCGGTGAACCAAACTTACGACAGCGCAGCCAACACGTGGACCACTCAGACCGACCTCACGCCTCTTGAAACTCGTCCTTTGCGCTTTTTGAACGGCGATATTCCCGCAAATGTGGATCTGGCTGGGGCTCCCGAAGAATTGTCCGGTACGGCCCAGGATCGCATGACCGTGGATACTGCAGGCAACGTGTACTTTGCCGGCGGCATGTTCTGGCTTCAATCCGTCAACAAGGGCATTGTTGTCTGTAGCCCGGTAAAGGGCGACGTGTCCCGGGACGGACGCATTGATCTGGCGGACGCCGTGCTTTCCATGGGCGCCTTGTCAGGCAAAACTACGGGAGTGCAGTCCGCGCCCACGGACGTGACCGGCGACGGCAAGGTGGATCAGGCCGAAAGCCTCTTTGTGCTCCAAAAAGTGGCGGGCCTGCGGTAA
- a CDS encoding toxic anion resistance protein has product MTENGQSPVIDAEIVEQSPEQALKELVPAVLEPPKNVPAPEADAAKEAALVLLERIKTDPTDRTALREAASVGDDVQTKANGEFGLMRTSLGKVMDRMSNGEKNGIPQDLVKLREVMDQINPYPAIEQLKKSQTAGFLSRMFRGVPGVGKVLADIAMRYESVQTQVDAIIQSLMAGSDKLLENTLEIEERYNNLKQLQNELKLRGYKLQVLLQEMEKLQPEMTDEGEKQALQKAIVRVVRRLQNIKVTENAFSQFFVTMNITMDNHDNLRDSIKSMVNLTRPVLENGLALKIAQQDEKQIAQALAESQQYLGGLMVSIAEDSMDNAAEVAKVTNEPLVRFQDLVKSYNILTSRMEEASKIEGQMLESAKSNMAQLEEMTKDMEKRAQAQEAARDAVNKID; this is encoded by the coding sequence ATGACAGAAAACGGACAATCTCCCGTCATCGACGCTGAAATCGTGGAGCAAAGCCCGGAGCAGGCTTTAAAGGAACTGGTTCCCGCCGTCCTGGAGCCGCCCAAGAACGTCCCCGCGCCCGAGGCCGACGCCGCCAAGGAAGCCGCCCTGGTCCTGCTGGAAAGAATCAAGACCGACCCCACGGACAGGACTGCGCTTCGGGAGGCCGCCTCCGTGGGCGACGACGTCCAGACCAAGGCCAACGGGGAGTTCGGGCTTATGCGCACCTCTTTGGGCAAGGTCATGGACCGGATGAGCAACGGCGAGAAAAACGGCATTCCCCAGGACCTGGTGAAATTGCGCGAGGTCATGGATCAAATCAACCCGTATCCGGCCATTGAGCAGTTGAAAAAATCCCAGACCGCGGGCTTTTTATCCCGCATGTTCCGGGGCGTGCCCGGCGTAGGGAAGGTCCTGGCCGACATTGCCATGCGTTATGAGTCGGTCCAGACCCAGGTGGACGCCATTATCCAGTCCCTGATGGCGGGCAGCGACAAGCTGTTGGAAAACACCCTGGAAATCGAGGAACGGTACAATAATCTCAAGCAGCTTCAAAACGAATTGAAGCTGAGGGGCTACAAACTTCAGGTGCTTTTGCAGGAGATGGAAAAGCTCCAGCCCGAAATGACTGACGAGGGCGAAAAGCAGGCCCTGCAAAAAGCCATTGTCCGGGTGGTGAGAAGGCTCCAAAACATCAAGGTGACCGAAAACGCGTTCTCCCAGTTTTTCGTGACCATGAACATCACCATGGACAACCACGACAACCTGCGGGACTCCATCAAGAGCATGGTCAACCTCACCCGCCCTGTCCTGGAAAACGGCCTGGCCCTCAAGATCGCCCAACAGGACGAAAAGCAAATCGCCCAGGCCCTGGCCGAATCCCAGCAATACCTGGGCGGGCTCATGGTGTCCATCGCCGAGGACTCCATGGACAACGCGGCCGAGGTGGCCAAGGTCACCAACGAGCCTTTGGTGCGCTTTCAGGATCTGGTCAAGTCCTACAATATCCTCACCTCCCGCATGGAGGAGGCCTCCAAGATCGAAGGCCAGATGCTGGAGTCCGCCAAATCCAACATGGCCCAGTTGGAGGAAATGACCAAGGACATGGAAAAACGCGCCCAGGCCCAGGAAGCCGCCCGGGACGCCGTGAACAAGATCGATTAA
- a CDS encoding alpha/beta hydrolase, with amino-acid sequence MAARSTGGKKPNILLRSMFNNSPQSLWFQRFMLDGIVKTLGSTPKKAKIIKTRIEGIPAEIITGWAQPDGRTLLYLHGGAYLMGSISTHRPLASALCRITSARGVIIDYRLAPEHPFPAALEDALLAYGAILASGVKPEKIVIAGDSAGGGLTLALLLALKQKGLPLPAGAYCMSPWTNLYECNKSGHFHRTGVKHRQDRYVRYASDLYAAGSDKKNPLISPAYGDYAGLPPILVQAAKGELLRCDARETVERARAHGVDAALEIYNSRVHVLQGLAGRSGLGRSLLIRGGRFLADRLD; translated from the coding sequence ATGGCAGCGAGATCCACCGGTGGAAAAAAACCTAATATTCTGTTAAGATCCATGTTCAATAACAGCCCCCAATCCCTTTGGTTTCAGCGGTTTATGCTGGACGGAATCGTTAAGACCCTGGGCAGCACGCCCAAAAAAGCCAAGATCATCAAAACCCGCATTGAGGGCATACCTGCTGAAATCATAACCGGCTGGGCGCAACCGGACGGCAGGACCCTGTTGTACCTCCACGGCGGGGCGTATCTCATGGGCTCCATCAGCACCCACAGGCCCCTGGCCTCGGCCCTGTGCCGCATAACTTCGGCCCGGGGCGTGATCATAGATTACCGCCTGGCGCCGGAGCATCCGTTTCCCGCCGCCCTGGAAGACGCCCTTTTGGCTTACGGCGCGATTCTGGCCTCCGGGGTCAAGCCGGAAAAAATCGTGATCGCCGGAGATTCCGCGGGCGGAGGCCTGACCCTGGCCCTGCTCCTGGCGCTCAAGCAAAAAGGTCTCCCCTTGCCGGCCGGAGCCTACTGCATGTCCCCCTGGACCAACCTGTACGAATGCAACAAGTCAGGCCACTTTCACAGGACTGGGGTCAAGCATCGCCAGGACCGGTATGTGCGCTACGCCTCGGACTTGTACGCCGCCGGATCTGACAAAAAAAATCCCCTGATCAGCCCGGCCTACGGAGATTACGCCGGCCTGCCGCCCATTTTGGTCCAGGCGGCAAAAGGAGAACTTCTCCGCTGCGACGCCCGGGAAACCGTGGAACGGGCCCGGGCCCATGGCGTGGATGCGGCCCTGGAAATTTACAACAGCAGGGTCCACGTGCTTCAGGGCCTGGCCGGACGCTCCGGCCTGGGGCGGTCCCTGTTGATCCGGGGCGGACGGTTTTTGGCTGATCGCTTGGATTAA
- a CDS encoding esterase/lipase family protein, translated as MMKKQALILALAALLLIPGLALAGGSKDICDTKYPVVLAHGMGASAEILGIMDYWWGIEEALEDEGAEVYITSVNGMDATENKAADFQRQAFQIMAVSGASKINIIGHSHGTIYTRYAMSNLSLGRYVKSHTSIAGPHRGSSIADLIMNGLPSGLLNVGGDVLDFVYAFIFGDDNPQSLENGYDLVTDYMSDVFNPNTPNLSGVYYQSWAAKAKVGCNSVVLTPTWLIMLGYEGANDGLVGVESAKWGKFRGVEDGAWWSLGVDHLNIVGQLFGITPGFDAPDFFVDIVSDLKDRGY; from the coding sequence ATGATGAAGAAGCAAGCATTAATTCTGGCGCTGGCCGCTCTTTTGCTGATTCCCGGACTGGCGCTCGCCGGCGGAAGCAAAGACATTTGCGACACCAAATACCCGGTGGTTCTGGCCCATGGCATGGGCGCATCGGCCGAGATCCTGGGGATCATGGATTATTGGTGGGGCATTGAAGAAGCGCTGGAAGACGAGGGCGCGGAAGTGTACATCACGTCGGTCAACGGCATGGACGCCACGGAAAACAAGGCTGCCGACTTTCAGCGTCAGGCTTTTCAAATCATGGCTGTGTCCGGCGCCTCCAAGATCAACATCATCGGCCACTCCCACGGAACCATATACACCCGGTACGCCATGTCCAACCTGAGCCTGGGCCGCTACGTCAAAAGCCACACCAGCATTGCAGGCCCCCACAGGGGCAGCAGCATCGCCGACCTGATCATGAACGGCCTTCCCTCCGGATTGCTGAACGTGGGCGGCGACGTCCTGGATTTTGTCTACGCCTTCATCTTCGGCGATGACAATCCCCAGAGCCTGGAAAACGGCTACGACCTGGTGACCGACTACATGTCCGACGTGTTCAATCCCAACACCCCGAACCTGAGCGGCGTATACTACCAAAGCTGGGCCGCCAAAGCCAAAGTGGGCTGCAACAGCGTGGTCCTGACTCCCACCTGGCTGATCATGCTGGGCTACGAAGGCGCCAATGACGGGCTGGTCGGCGTGGAAAGCGCCAAATGGGGCAAGTTCCGCGGCGTGGAAGACGGCGCATGGTGGAGCCTGGGCGTGGATCACCTGAACATCGTGGGTCAGCTTTTCGGCATCACTCCCGGCTTTGACGCTCCTGACTTCTTCGTGGACATCGTGAGCGACCTGAAAGACAGGGGATACTGA
- a CDS encoding type II toxin-antitoxin system HicA family toxin has product MPRITPLHYTILIKIFEAEGFVFARRKGDHFSYVKEGILRPVVIPTWPEVPVFIIKNNLRTANISRERFFELLEQV; this is encoded by the coding sequence ATGCCCAGAATTACTCCCCTCCACTATACCATTCTAATAAAAATTTTCGAGGCTGAAGGCTTTGTTTTTGCCAGGCGGAAGGGAGACCATTTCTCTTACGTCAAGGAAGGAATTCTTCGGCCGGTGGTGATTCCAACTTGGCCGGAAGTTCCTGTTTTCATCATCAAGAATAATCTCCGAACAGCAAACATTTCCCGGGAACGTTTTTTTGAGCTTTTAGAGCAGGTTTAA
- a CDS encoding type II toxin-antitoxin system HicB family antitoxin — MNIYLTTQILKENDVFIAYAPELDISSCGRNPDEAAKNLREAVELFIETAMEQGTLQDILEECGFSETGSYWKGPEIISSESLQLSMPA; from the coding sequence ATGAACATTTACCTGACCACCCAAATTCTAAAAGAAAATGACGTTTTCATCGCCTACGCTCCTGAGCTTGACATTTCAAGCTGCGGACGGAATCCGGATGAGGCTGCTAAAAATCTAAGAGAGGCTGTTGAGCTTTTTATTGAGACTGCCATGGAGCAAGGGACCCTCCAAGACATTTTGGAGGAGTGCGGGTTTTCCGAAACCGGCTCCTATTGGAAAGGACCGGAGATTATTTCAAGCGAAAGCCTCCAACTATCCATGCCGGCTTAG
- a CDS encoding lipase secretion chaperone, producing the protein MSGLSKWKKISLLCGAALFIIVLGYVFLSGGDSRRAVLPEAAPDGYIFDKTYDVPLKDIVKSHGVASPEDSVNQARASAEPGRYSQVNVSQYFDEGMGVTVFTRKYFKYLEKKFKHSKDLESHLAEVKAFLLSQLPEDEAMELFALYTDYLNCEMDLAYAQESWGQPTTVEEVVALLARIQAYRRDYLGKETADALYGAEIKTKEYRVRRGAIVADKELYGEEKEALLAQLNEDMWGDQTSDVEAYGLPYNRYQEKLRMYQKDFSEMTSTEDKEALTREFREEFFTPEQVAALDEVDVMLAEKQTIENQLQAKEQEIESNPDLTQEQKDAAIEQAADEMLGEDAPAYFRRKAIRDGKKALMQEQGLN; encoded by the coding sequence ATGTCCGGCTTAAGCAAGTGGAAAAAAATCAGTTTATTGTGCGGCGCCGCACTATTTATAATAGTTCTGGGGTATGTGTTTCTGTCAGGCGGAGATTCCCGGCGGGCCGTCCTGCCCGAGGCCGCCCCGGACGGATACATCTTTGACAAAACCTACGACGTCCCGCTTAAGGACATTGTCAAATCCCACGGCGTCGCCTCCCCCGAAGATTCCGTCAATCAGGCCAGGGCTTCGGCCGAGCCCGGCCGATATTCCCAGGTCAATGTCAGCCAGTATTTCGACGAGGGCATGGGCGTAACCGTGTTCACCCGCAAGTATTTCAAGTATCTGGAAAAAAAATTCAAGCACAGCAAAGACCTGGAAAGCCACCTGGCGGAGGTGAAGGCCTTTCTGCTTTCCCAATTGCCTGAGGACGAAGCCATGGAGCTTTTCGCCTTGTATACGGATTACCTGAATTGCGAAATGGACCTGGCCTACGCCCAGGAATCCTGGGGGCAGCCCACTACGGTGGAGGAGGTGGTCGCGCTTCTGGCCCGCATTCAGGCGTATCGGCGGGATTATTTGGGCAAAGAAACTGCCGACGCCTTGTACGGAGCCGAAATAAAAACCAAGGAATACCGGGTGCGCCGCGGCGCCATTGTGGCGGACAAGGAGCTTTACGGCGAGGAAAAGGAAGCCCTGTTGGCGCAGTTGAACGAAGACATGTGGGGAGACCAGACCTCGGATGTGGAGGCCTACGGACTGCCTTACAATCGGTATCAGGAAAAGCTGCGCATGTACCAAAAGGATTTTTCCGAAATGACCTCCACAGAAGACAAGGAAGCCCTCACCCGGGAATTCCGGGAGGAGTTCTTCACCCCGGAGCAGGTGGCGGCGTTGGATGAAGTGGACGTCATGCTGGCTGAAAAGCAGACCATCGAAAACCAACTTCAGGCCAAAGAGCAGGAAATTGAAAGCAATCCCGACCTGACCCAGGAGCAAAAGGACGCGGCCATAGAGCAGGCGGCCGACGAAATGCTGGGGGAGGACGCTCCGGCTTATTTTCGCCGCAAAGCCATCCGCGACGGCAAAAAAGCCTTGATGCAGGAGCAGGGGTTGAACTGA
- a CDS encoding MBL fold metallo-hydrolase, with protein sequence MTNSPSENPFKICVLASGSKGNSIYVTDGTTSILVDAGLSGVQLERRMAERDIDPKSISAILVSHEHTDHVSGVGVLCRRYGYTAYFTRETYKASIKGLGKMEKCKGFVPGQEFTIGGMTIHPFSTSHDAVNPAGFTIQAHGAKAGIATDLGIATAMVKNHLQDCNVLLMEANHDVQMLLDGPYPWHLKQRIKGRSGHLSNDASRELLEEILHDGLSHVILGHLSETNNLPEIALDTVAPVLDGHKAKLCAAHQSVCGDLIDICCKKE encoded by the coding sequence ATGACAAACTCTCCTTCAGAAAACCCGTTCAAAATCTGCGTGCTGGCCTCGGGCAGCAAAGGCAACTCCATTTATGTCACCGATGGAACAACCTCCATCCTGGTGGATGCGGGCCTTTCCGGCGTGCAATTGGAGCGGCGCATGGCCGAACGGGACATTGATCCCAAAAGCATCAGCGCCATACTGGTTTCCCATGAGCATACGGATCACGTGAGCGGGGTGGGCGTGCTTTGCAGACGGTACGGGTATACGGCGTATTTTACGCGGGAGACGTACAAGGCCTCCATCAAAGGCCTGGGCAAGATGGAAAAATGCAAGGGCTTTGTCCCGGGACAGGAGTTCACCATAGGCGGCATGACGATTCATCCTTTTTCCACCAGCCACGACGCCGTCAATCCCGCCGGGTTCACCATTCAGGCCCATGGCGCCAAAGCGGGAATCGCCACGGACCTGGGAATCGCCACGGCCATGGTGAAAAATCACCTCCAGGACTGCAATGTCCTGCTTATGGAAGCCAACCACGACGTGCAAATGCTTTTGGACGGCCCGTATCCCTGGCACTTGAAGCAGCGGATCAAAGGCCGGTCCGGACATCTTTCCAACGACGCATCCCGGGAATTGCTGGAGGAAATCCTTCATGACGGCCTGTCGCACGTCATCCTGGGGCATTTATCCGAGACCAACAACCTGCCGGAAATCGCCTTGGATACAGTGGCTCCGGTTCTGGACGGACACAAGGCCAAGCTCTGCGCCGCTCATCAGTCCGTGTGCGGCGACCTCATCGACATCTGCTGCAAAAAAGAATAA